One Phoenix dactylifera cultivar Barhee BC4 chromosome 8, palm_55x_up_171113_PBpolish2nd_filt_p, whole genome shotgun sequence genomic window carries:
- the LOC103723272 gene encoding ribonucleoside-diphosphate reductase large subunit produces the protein MYVVKRDGRQESVHFDKITARLKKLSYGLSQEHCDPVLVAQKVCAGVYKGVTTSQLDELAAETAAAMTTNHPDYALLAARIAVSNLHKNTKKSFSETIKDMYNHFNERSGQKAPLIADDVYEIIMKNAARLDSEIIYDRDFDYDYFGFKTLERSYLLKVSGKVVERPQHMLMRVAVGIHKDDIDSVLRTYHLMSQRWFTHASPTLFNAGTPNPQLSSCFLVCMKDDSIEGIYDTLKECAVISKSAGGIGVSVHNIRATGSYIRGTNGTSNGIVPMLRVFNDTARYVDQGGGKRKGAFAVYLEPWHADIFEFLDLRKNHGKEEHRARDLFYALWVPDLFMERVQSYGQWSLFCPNEAPGLADCWGEDFEKLYARYEREGKAKKVVAAQNLWFEILKAQIETGTPYMLFKDTCNRKSNQQNLGTIKSSNLCTEIIEFTSPTETAVCNLASIALPRFVREKGVPIESHPSKLVGSTGSKNRYFDFDKLAEVTETVTTNLNKIIDVNYYPVETAKRSNLRHRPIGIGVQGLADTFILLGMAFDSPEAQQLNKDIFETAYYHALKASSEIAAKEGTYETYQGSPVSKGILQPDLWNVTPSDRWDWAVLREMISRHGVRNSLLMAPMPTASTSQILGNNECFEPYTSNIYSRRVLSGEFVVVNKHLLHDLTEMGLWSPALKNEIIYENGSVLKIPEIPDHLKAIYKTVWEIKQRTLVDMAIDRGCYIDQSQSLNIHMDQPNFGKLTSLHFYAWSKGLKTGMYYLRTRAAADAIKFTVDTSLIKNKPVEDEDAEAKMAQVVCSLNNPEDCMACGS, from the exons ATGTATGTCGTGAAGAGAGACGGCCGGCAGGAGTCGGTACACTTCGACAAGATCACGGCCAGGCTGAAGAAGCTGAGCTACGGGCTGAGCCAGGAGCACTGCGACCCGGTGCTCGTGGCTCAGAAGGTCTGCGCCGGGGTCTACAAGGGCGTCACTACTAGCCAGCTCGATGAGCTCGCTGCTGAGACGGCCGCTGCCATGACAACCAACCATCCTGACTATGCCTTG CTTGCTGCCAGGATTGCAGTCTCGAATCTGCATAAGAACACGAAGAAGTCGTTCTCAGAGAC GATTAAGGATATGTATAACCATTTTAATGAGAGATCGGGGCAGAAGGCCCCTTTGATTGCTGATGACGTCTACGAGATAATCATGAAG AATGCTGCTCGCTTGGACAGTGAGATAATTTATGACAGGGATTTTGATTATGATTATTTTGGTTTTAAGACTCTTGAGAGATCCTATCTCTTGAAAGTTTCTGGAAAAGTAGTAGAGAGGCCGCAACACATGCTGATGAGAGTTGCTGTTGGAATCCACAAGGATGATATTGATTCTGTTCTCAGAACATACCATTTGATGTCTCAACGCTGGTTCACTCATGCCTCCCCTACATTATTTAATGCAGGCACTCCAAACCCTCAA TTAAGCAGCTGTTTCCTTGTCTGCATGAAAGATGATAGTATTGAGGGAATCTATGACACTCTGAAGGAATGTGCTGTTATAAGCAAGTCTGCTGGAGGAATTGGTGTTTCAGTTCATAATATACGTGCCACGGGTAGTTATATTCGTGGGACAAATGGAACTTCTAATGGCATTGTGCCGATGCTGAGGGTGTTTAATGATACTGCTCGTTATGTTGATCAAGGGGGAGGCAAGAGAAAGG GTGCATTTGCCGTGTATTTGGAGCCTTGGCATGCTGATATTTTTGAGTTCCTTGATCTTCGAAAGAACCATGGGAAG GAAGAGCACAGGGCACGAGATCTTTTTTATGCACTCTGGGTTCCTGATCTCTTCATGGAGAGGGTCCAAAGTTATGGACAGTGGTCACTGTTTTGCCCTAATGAAGCTCCAGGATTGGCTGATTGCTGGGGCGAAGATTTTGAAAAGCTGTACGCCAGATATGAAAGAGAG GGCAAGGCGAAGAAAGTTGTTGCAGCTCAGAACCTTTGGTTTGAAATTCTGAAGGCCCAGATAGAAACTGGAACACCATATATGCTTTTCAAG GATACCTGCAATAGAAAAAGTAATCAACAAAATCTGGGGACTATCAAATCTTCAAACTTATGTACTGAGATAATAGAGTTCACAAGTCCTACTGAAACTGCTGTGTGCAATTTGGCATCAATTGCTTTACCACGGTTTGTCAGAGAAAAG GGTGTTCCTATAGAGTCACATCCATCTAAGCTAGTTGGCAGCACTGGATCAAAGAACAGATATTTTGACTTTGACAAACTAGCTGAG GTTACTGAGACAGTTACAACAAACCTCAACAAAATAATAGATGTTAACTATTACCCAGTTGAAACTGCAAAGAGGTCCAATCTACGGCACAGACCAATTGGCATAGGAGTCCAGGGCTTGGCAGATACTTTCATCTTACTTGGCATGGCATTTGATTCTCCAGAG GCGCAACAGCTAAACAAGGACATATTTGAGACTGCATATTACCATGCGTTGAAAGCTTCTTCTGAGATTGCTGCAAAAGAAGGAACCTATGAGACATATCAAGGGAGTCCTGTCAGTAAG GGAATTCTTCAACCTGACCTGTGGAATGTAACCCCATCTGACCGATGGGATTGGGCTGTTCTAAGGGAAATGATTTCTAGGCATGGAGTAAGAAACTCCCTTCTTATGGCTCCGATGCCAACTGCTTCCACTAGTCAGATTCTTGGCAACAATGAGTGTTTTGAGCCCTACACGTCGAATATCTACAGCCGCAGGGTTCTGAG TGGAGAATTTGTTGTGGTGAACAAACATCTACTGCATGATTTGACGGAGATGGGTCTCTGGTCCCCAGCCCTTAAGAACGAGATCATTTATGAGAATGGTTCTGTCCTCAAGATTCCTGAAATTCCAGATCATCTGAAAGCAATTTACAA AACTGTATGGGAGATTAAGCAAAGGACACTGGTTGACATGGCTATTGATCGTGGGTGCTATATTGATCAGAGCCAGAGCCTAAATATTCACATGGACCAGCCCAACTTTGGAAAATTAACTTCCCTGCACTTCTATGCTTGGTCTAAG GGTCTCAAAACTGGGATGTATTATTTGCGTACACGTGCGGCTGCTGATGCAATCAAGTTTACTGTGGATACTTCCCTCATCAAG AACAAGCCAGTGGAAGATGAGGATGCAGAggcaaaaatggcacaggttGTTTGTTCCTTGAATAACCCAGAAGATTGCATGGCATGTGGGAGCTGA